Below is a window of Streptomyces sp. WMMB303 DNA.
CGCGTCATCTCCTGCGGAGGGAGATGGAGATAGGAGAGGAGAACCAGGTCGTACACGGCGTCTTCGGCGGCGTACCGGGTGACGTCGGCCTCCACGGCCCGCACTTCCGCCTGCCGACGTTCCGCGGCCTCGGCGATGCGCCGGACGGCGACGGGTGAGAAGTCGACGGCGTCCACCCGCCACCCGCGTCCGGCCAGCCACAGGGCGTTGCGCCCCTCCCCCGCGGCCAGGTCCAGCGCCCGGCCCGGCGTCAGTCCGGACGCCTCCCGGGCCACCCACCGGTTGGGCTCGGCCGGCCACAG
It encodes the following:
- a CDS encoding class I SAM-dependent methyltransferase, yielding MDADAWDERYSAAERLWPAEPNRWVAREASGLTPGRALDLAAGEGRNALWLAGRGWRVDAVDFSPVAVRRIAEAAERRQAEVRAVEADVTRYAAEDAVYDLVLLSYLHLPPQEMTRVLALACRAARPGGTLLLVGHDVANLEHGTGGPQDPQVLSSVEGVEAAWEPCADVVVAEVARRRVGDAEALDTVVRAVRR